Proteins from a single region of Sediminitomix flava:
- a CDS encoding response regulator: MTSFTILIVDDITSNIQTLVKFLEEADQGYEIMSAISGQMALEIIKKKTPDLIITDWEMPQMDGLELIKVLKECPIGMNIPCIMVTGMRTTAEDLQVAFNHGAVDFIRKPVNKLELWARVNSILQLKKAQKELEEQKNRQLSMKTLQVFQKNQFLGEIDERLNNYILNLDPKLRPEGKSILKEIQRQINTDSEWENFKLHFESVHPNFFHFLQSHDYNLTPKDLRWCAYIRIGLSTKDIANLLNIDYAGARVSKTRLKKKLQLSAEDDLNTFLLRI; encoded by the coding sequence ATGACATCATTCACTATACTAATTGTTGACGACATTACTAGTAATATACAGACACTAGTAAAGTTTTTAGAAGAAGCTGACCAGGGTTACGAAATTATGAGCGCGATCAGTGGTCAGATGGCTTTAGAAATTATAAAGAAAAAAACACCAGACTTAATTATAACAGACTGGGAAATGCCTCAAATGGATGGACTTGAACTGATTAAAGTTTTAAAGGAATGTCCGATTGGCATGAATATACCATGCATTATGGTTACTGGAATGCGTACTACCGCAGAAGATTTACAAGTTGCGTTTAATCATGGCGCTGTAGACTTCATCCGAAAACCAGTAAATAAGTTGGAACTTTGGGCTAGGGTTAATTCCATTTTACAATTAAAGAAAGCACAGAAAGAACTTGAAGAGCAAAAGAACAGACAACTTAGTATGAAAACACTTCAAGTTTTTCAAAAGAATCAATTTTTGGGCGAGATAGACGAACGTCTAAATAATTATATCCTCAATCTTGATCCCAAATTACGCCCTGAAGGTAAAAGCATCTTAAAAGAAATTCAGCGACAAATCAATACTGATTCAGAATGGGAAAACTTTAAACTTCACTTTGAATCTGTTCATCCAAACTTTTTCCATTTCCTCCAAAGTCACGATTACAACCTTACGCCTAAAGATTTAAGATGGTGTGCATATATCAGAATTGGATTATCAACTAAAGATATTGCAAACCTTTTAAACATTGACTACGCAGGAGCAAGAGTCAGTAAGACTAGATTGAAGAAAAAATTACAACTCTCAGCAGAAGATGATCTAAATACCTTCCTATTGAGAATCTAA